A single genomic interval of Rhododendron vialii isolate Sample 1 chromosome 3a, ASM3025357v1 harbors:
- the LOC131320152 gene encoding uncharacterized protein LOC131320152, which produces MMRKSQASAFSRLILNHLQTTLIPATKQLPSPHPHAPTKTTLFSSSISSSGFNRSFYTDRTIHELLANVEREKNKEREEKKRAGLDTSYIDAEDEEDYLGVGPLIEKLEKEKLKNVSDDLLNMYEEPTDSESEDDERFTPDALRKRGELFEKKFKRHEDLLRNMIEAETMDEAYKWMNRIDNFEQKHFPLRPEYRVIGELMNRMKESSGKNRFLLQHKLNRAIRLVEWKEAYDPNNAANYGVIQHEQGGPSVDLLEHAGFEKEKQIIQGRLDEDDNDEFDDMKEKDDILLEKLNGIDKILEEKLAELDHTFGKKGKVLEEEIRDLAEERNELTEKKRRPLYRKGFDVKLIDVNRTCKVTKGGQVIKYTAMLACGNYHGIVGFAKAKGPAVPIALQKAYEKCFQNLHYVEQHEEHTIAHAVQTSYKKTKVYLWPASTATGMKAGRTVQTILHLAGFKNVKSKVVGSRNPYNTVKALFKALNAIETPKDVQEKFGRTVVESYLL; this is translated from the exons ATGATGAGAAAATCCCAAGCATCGGCATTTTCCCGTCTCATCCTCAACCACTTACAGACAACCCTAATCCCCGCCACCAAACAGCTCCCTTCCCCACATCCTCACGCACCGACCAAAACAActcttttttcctcttccatTTCCAGTTCCGGATTTAACCGGTCATTCTACACGGATCGAACGATCCACGAGCTACTGGCcaacgtggagagagagaagaacaaggagagagaggagaagaagagggCGGGGTTAGATACATCGTACATCGACGCCGAGGACGAGGAGGATTACTTGGGAGTGGGCCCGCTGATCGAGAAGTTGGAGAAGGAGAAGCTGAAGAATGTTTCAGATGACCTCCTTAACATGTACGAGGAGCCTACGGATTCGGAGAGCGAGGACGACGAGAGGTTTACCCCGGATGCTTTGAGGAAGCGGGGTGAGTTGTTTGAGAAGAAGTTTAAGCGGCATGAGGACCTCCTCCGGAACATGATCGAAGCTG AGACAATGGATGAAGCTTACAAGTGGATGAACAGAATTGATAACTTCGAGCAAAAGCATTTCCCGCTACGCCCAGAGTATCGGGTCATCGGTGAGTTGATGAACCGAATGAAAGAATCCTCTGGCAAGAACAGATTTCTTCTCCAACATAAACTAAATAGGGCCATTAGGTTAGTTGAATGGAAGGAAGCTTATGATCCTAATAATGCCGCCAATTATGGAGTCATTCAGCACGAGCAAGGGGGGCCCTCTGTCGATCTTCTTGAACATGCTGGAttcgaaaaggaaaaacaaatcatACAAGGGAGATTGGATGAAGATGACAATGATGAGTTTGACGATATGAAAGAGaaggatgatattttgttagaGAAGCTTAATGGTATAGACAAGATACTTGAAGAGAAGCTTGCAGAGTTGGATCATACATTTGGAAAGAAGGGAAAGGTTCTGGAAGAGGAGATCAGAGATCTGGCCGAGGAGAGGAACGAATTgacagagaagaagagaagaccTCTTTACAGGAAA GGTTTTGATGTGAAACTAATTGATGTTAACCGAACTTGTAAAGTTACTAAG GGTGGACAAGTGATCAAGTACACTGCTATGTTGGCTTGCGGGAACTACCATGGTATTGTTGGTTTCGCAAAAGCAAAAGGCCCAGCAGTTCCCATTGCCCTTCAAAAG GCATATGAGAAATGCTTTCAGAATCTTCATTATGTGGAGCAACACGAAGAGCATACAATTGCGCATGCAGTTCAGACTTCATATAAGAAAACCAAG GTGTATCTTTGGCCTGCATCAACTGCAACGGGGATGAAAGCAGGCAGAACTGTCCAAACTATTTTACATTTAGCTGGTTTTAAAAATGTGAAGTCCAAG GTTGTTGGCTCTAGGAATCCTTACAACACCGTTAAGGCTCTTTTTAAGGCCTTAAATGCG ATTGAAACTCCGAAAGATGTTCAAGAGAAGTTTGGCCGAACGGTTGTGGAGTCATACCTGCTGtaa